The Egibacteraceae bacterium nucleotide sequence CAACGCGGACGACTACGCCCTCCTGGCCGATCGGCAGACGCAGCGCCGGATCGAGCTGCCGGCGAACCGGGGCAAGCTCTACGACCGTGACGGGCAGCCGCTGGCGATGTCGCTCGCCGCCGCAACCATCTACGCGCACCCGCTGATGCTCCAGGAGGAGGGGGTCGACACCGCCGCCCTGGCCGCGCAGCTCGCCCCCCTGCTCGACCGCCCTGTCGAGCGCATCGCCGACCTGCTGAACGGCGACGCGGGGTTCACCTACCTCGGTCGTCAGCTGCCCCGCCAGGTCGGCGACCAGATCGAGGCGATGGAGGTCACCGGGCTCGGGGTGCTGAGCGAGCCGACGCGCTCCTACCCGGCGGATGGCCTTGCCGCCCAGCTGGTGGGCTTCGCGGGTGTCGACAACGTCGGCCTGTCGGGGCTGGAGGCGGAGTACGACGACGTGCTGGCCGGGCAACCCGGCGCCCTGCGCATGGAGCTGGCGCCCCGGGGCCTCACGATCAGCTCGGCGCCGCGCGAGGTGCAGCCCGCCGTGTCGGGCACCGACGTCGTCCTCACCCTCGACCGCCAGATCCAGCACGCCGCGGAGCAGGCGCTGGCCGCCGCGATCGACGAGCACGATGCGAAGGGGGGCTCGGCGGTCGTGCTCGACGTCGCGACCGGGGAGATCCTCGCCATGGCCTCGGGACCGGGCTTCGAGCCGGAGGAGATCGGCCACAGCGCGCCGTACGAGCGCAGCAACCGGGCGGTCACCCACATCTACGAGCCCGGCAGCATCAGCAAGATCGTCACCGTGGCCGCGGCCCTCGAGGAGGGGGTCGTGTCCCCGGGTCAGGTCTTCGCCGTTCCCGACCACTACCAGGTGGGACCCAAGCGCTTCAGCGACGCCACCCCCCACGAGCCGTGGTCGATCACGGTGTCCGACATCCTGGCACGTTCCTCGAACGTCGGGACGATTCAGGTCGCCGAGCAGCTGGGGGAGCAGCGCCTTCACGACTTCCTGCGCGTCTTCGGGTACGCCGAGCCCACGGGCTTCGGCTTCCCGGGCGAGGCGGCCGGGCTGCTGCCCCCCGTGGAGTCATGGTGGTCCACGAGCCTGCCGACGATCGCGATCGGGCAGGGCGTGTCGACCACGCTGCTGCAGGTCGCCGGCGTGCTGGAGACGATCGCCACCGGCGGCGAGCGGGTGCGACCCTCGATCGTGCGCGGCACGGTCGCATCCGAGGGCCGGCTGCGCCCCGCCGAACCCGCCGAGCGGGAGCGGGTCGTCTCCGCATCCACGGCTGCGTCCCTGAACGAGATGCTCGTCGCGGCGGTGGAGGGCGAGCACGCCACGGGGCCGCTCGCCGCCGTGCCCGGCTACCGGGTGGCGGGCAAGACCGGCACGGCACAGAAGCCGTCGCCGACGGCGCGCGGCTACGCGCCCGGCAAGTACGTCGCCAGCTTCGCCGGCTACGCCCCGGCCGAGGATCCCGCGATCGTGGTCGCGGTGATGATCGACGAGCCGGTCGGCGAGGTCTACGGCGGGGTGGTGGCCGCACCCGTCTTCAGCGAGATCGCGGGGTTCGCCCTCGGCCACCGGCGCGTGGCGCCCTCGGCACGCCCCATCGCCCAGGAGGCCTCGGGCGAGGCGGCGGGCCGGTCGGATGCGCCCTGATCCCGCCACGACGACGGTCTTCGCCGGCGTGACGCCTCCTCGGCGCGCGTCGCGATGCTGCGTATCCTGCCTTCCGATGCCGCCGATCCGGAACCGTCACGAGATGACGACGCTGTCAGACGTGCTCGCCGTGCTGCCGCCATCCGCCCGCCTCCACGCCGGCCGCGGTGCACAGACCGACCGCTCCCTGGTCCTGGCCGACGTCACCCACGACAGCCGCAGCGCTGGTCCGGGCGTGCTCTTCGCCTGCCGACCCGGGCAGGTGGCGGACGGGCACGACTTCGGGCCGGCAGCCGTGGCCGCCGGCAGCCCGGCCCTGCTGGTCGAGCGACCCCTGGATGTCGGCGTGCCGCAGGTGCAGGTGGACTCGGTCGCGGCCACGCTCGGCGACGCCATCCGCGCGCACGAAGGCGTAACGATCAGCGANNNNNNNNNNCTCCCCCACCGCATGACCGGATCCGGACCGCAGTACAACGGCGACGTGGCCGCGACGGTGCAGGACCACCCGTCCTCGGCGCTGGAGCTCGCCGGGGTCACGGGCACGAACGGCAAGACGACGATCACCTACCTGATGGAGTCGATCCTGGCCGCCGGGGGACACACGACCGGGGTCGTCGGGACGGTGTCGACCCGCATCGCGGGTGAGACCGTGGCGGGCGCCCGCACCACCCCCGAGGCTCCCGACCTGCAGCGGCTGCTGCGGCGCATGGTCACCTCTGGGGTCACCGCCGCGGCGATGGAGGTGTCGAGCCACGGGTTGGCGCTGGGCCGGGTGAACGGGACGCGCTTCTCGGTCGTGGTCTTCACCAACCTCACGCAGGACCACCTGGACTTCCACCCCGACCTCGAGGACTACTACCAGGCGAAGGCGTCGCTCTTCACGTCGCGCTTCGCACCCGCGGCGGTGGTCAACGTCGACGATGCGTTCGGCCGACGCGTCGCCGGGGAGACCGCCTTGCAGGTCGTGCGGGTGGGCTCGCGCCCCGACGCCGACGTGACGGCGCGCGACGTGGTGAGCGCACCGGGCGGGTCGACCTTCACCGCCGTGCTCGGCGGACGGTCGGTGCCGGTGCGGACCGCGCTGCCGGGCCACTTCAACGTCACCAACGCGCTCTGCGCGGTCGCGGCCGCCGACGTCATGGGCATCGCGCCCGAGATCGCCGCCGCGGGTGTCGCCGCCCTGTCCGGCGTCCCCGGACGCATGGAGCGCGTCGAGGCCGGCCAGCCCTTCACCGTCCTGGTCGACTACGCCCACACGCCCGACTCCCTGCAGAACGTGCTGCGGGCGGCGCGGGGACTGATCGACGCGCGGCCGGGGGCGGGGACAGCCACCGGGACCGCGCGGGTGATCGTGGTCATCGGATGCGGCGGCGACCGGGACCGCGGCAAGCGTCCGCTCATGGGTCGTGCCGCCGTCGAGGGCGCCGACCTCGCCGTGCTCACCAGCGACAACCCCCGCAGCGAGGATCCGATGGCCATCCTCGAGGCCATGCTCGCCGGCGTCCGGGAGGTCCCCGGTGCGCGTCACACCCTGGAGCCCGCACGCCGTGAGGCCATCGCCCTGGCCCTCGGTGAGGCACGCCCCGGCGACGTCGTCGTGATCGCCGGCAAGGGCCACGAGACGACCCAGGAGCTCGCCGACCGGGTCGTGGACTTCGACGACGGCGCCGTCGCCCGCGAGCTGCTGGCCGGCCGGGCGGGCCAGCGATGATCCCACTGACCGTCGAGCAGGTCGCCGACGTGGTCGGGGGCGAGCCCTGCGACGCGGGCGTGGGCCGCGACACGGTCGTCGAGGTGACGATCGACTCACGCACGGTGGTGGCCGGGTCCCTGTTCGTGCCACTGCCGGGTGAGCAGGTCGACGGCCACGACTTCGTGGACGACGCCGTGGCGCGCGGGGCGGCAGGCTACCTGTGGCAGGTGGATCGGCCGGCCCCGGACCACCCCGGAGGGGTCCTGGTCGACGACCCCGCCGACGCGCTGCTCGGCTTGGGCGCGTGGGTGCGGGAGCAGGTCGGTCCCACGGTGATCGCGATCACCGGCTCCAGCGGCAAGACCACCACCAAGGACCTCGTTGCGGCCGCCACCGGGGCGGGCCGGCGGACGGTGGCCAACCAGGGCTCCTACAACAACGAGCTCGGGGTGCCCCTGACGTGCTGCCGTCTGACCGCCGACACCGAGGTGCTGGTCGCCGAGATCGGTACCCGGGGCATCGGGCACA carries:
- a CDS encoding Mur ligase domain-containing protein, which encodes MTTLSDVLAVLPPSARLHAGRGAQTDRSLVLADVTHDSRSAGPGVLFACRPGQVADGHDFGPAAVAAGSPALLVERPLDVGVPQVQVDSVAATLGDAIRAHEGVTIS
- a CDS encoding UDP-N-acetylmuramoyl-L-alanyl-D-glutamate--2,6-diaminopimelate ligase, which gives rise to LPHRMTGSGPQYNGDVAATVQDHPSSALELAGVTGTNGKTTITYLMESILAAGGHTTGVVGTVSTRIAGETVAGARTTPEAPDLQRLLRRMVTSGVTAAAMEVSSHGLALGRVNGTRFSVVVFTNLTQDHLDFHPDLEDYYQAKASLFTSRFAPAAVVNVDDAFGRRVAGETALQVVRVGSRPDADVTARDVVSAPGGSTFTAVLGGRSVPVRTALPGHFNVTNALCAVAAADVMGIAPEIAAAGVAALSGVPGRMERVEAGQPFTVLVDYAHTPDSLQNVLRAARGLIDARPGAGTATGTARVIVVIGCGGDRDRGKRPLMGRAAVEGADLAVLTSDNPRSEDPMAILEAMLAGVREVPGARHTLEPARREAIALALGEARPGDVVVIAGKGHETTQELADRVVDFDDGAVARELLAGRAGQR
- a CDS encoding penicillin-binding protein 2, translated to MPRARRRAAPRPGHRLVRGAASASGALAAALARARPGRRLTLLLVVHLVITLAMGVRLVNVQVLNADDYALLADRQTQRRIELPANRGKLYDRDGQPLAMSLAAATIYAHPLMLQEEGVDTAALAAQLAPLLDRPVERIADLLNGDAGFTYLGRQLPRQVGDQIEAMEVTGLGVLSEPTRSYPADGLAAQLVGFAGVDNVGLSGLEAEYDDVLAGQPGALRMELAPRGLTISSAPREVQPAVSGTDVVLTLDRQIQHAAEQALAAAIDEHDAKGGSAVVLDVATGEILAMASGPGFEPEEIGHSAPYERSNRAVTHIYEPGSISKIVTVAAALEEGVVSPGQVFAVPDHYQVGPKRFSDATPHEPWSITVSDILARSSNVGTIQVAEQLGEQRLHDFLRVFGYAEPTGFGFPGEAAGLLPPVESWWSTSLPTIAIGQGVSTTLLQVAGVLETIATGGERVRPSIVRGTVASEGRLRPAEPAERERVVSASTAASLNEMLVAAVEGEHATGPLAAVPGYRVAGKTGTAQKPSPTARGYAPGKYVASFAGYAPAEDPAIVVAVMIDEPVGEVYGGVVAAPVFSEIAGFALGHRRVAPSARPIAQEASGEAAGRSDAP